One region of Methanosphaera cuniculi genomic DNA includes:
- a CDS encoding XkdF-like putative serine protease domain-containing protein: MSLNQNDYIYIRACVVANGIPDQDGDKLNKEDIKRIFSNSIHLSCDVNHDFIPRDGIDILENSITDSDEKLGDITVPSGSWMVTIRTNNKDIIKLIQNGELRGTSLTGIPDRDLDVHSMDRVTYADIKKYDKLNPTFISIVEEGNNRIPFVVMDYNTYVTKGSQQLSYNDLVAVIKQFIPNEQRPEQADLTRTQVLSDRKNGDNVDNETQKVEEKVVDNEQITKKDLRSFLDGIREMIGKPAQGTEEEKVEEVKKEATPTTDEDEKVDDVAVEKEAVVEEEKVEDVAPTTKKGGIDEAVIMSKMDALLEAMSKIVDEIGNNVEDVAVEKKAVKGKDSKGCAVEKESVDETVEKEEDDDVQPVTKSIKKGTSETIKPEIIGSENKPERRDFAYLTGRDPFTFRKL; encoded by the coding sequence ATGAGTCTTAATCAAAATGATTATATTTATATAAGGGCTTGTGTTGTTGCAAATGGAATACCAGATCAAGATGGGGATAAATTAAACAAAGAAGATATTAAAAGAATCTTTTCAAATTCCATTCATCTTAGTTGTGATGTAAACCATGATTTTATACCACGTGATGGAATAGATATCCTAGAAAATAGTATAACAGATAGTGATGAAAAATTAGGAGATATCACTGTACCATCTGGTAGTTGGATGGTAACTATTCGTACAAATAATAAAGATATAATTAAATTAATACAAAACGGGGAATTAAGAGGAACAAGTCTTACTGGAATTCCTGACCGTGATTTAGATGTACACAGTATGGATAGAGTTACATATGCTGATATTAAAAAGTATGATAAACTTAATCCTACTTTTATATCAATTGTAGAAGAGGGAAATAATCGTATTCCTTTTGTTGTTATGGATTATAATACATATGTTACTAAAGGTTCTCAGCAACTTTCTTATAATGATCTTGTTGCTGTAATTAAACAATTTATTCCAAATGAACAAAGACCAGAACAAGCAGATTTAACTAGAACACAAGTTCTATCAGATAGAAAAAATGGTGATAATGTGGATAATGAAACACAAAAAGTAGAAGAAAAAGTAGTTGATAATGAACAAATTACTAAAAAAGATCTTCGTTCATTCCTTGATGGTATCCGTGAAATGATTGGTAAACCAGCACAAGGAACAGAAGAAGAAAAAGTAGAAGAAGTAAAAAAAGAAGCAACACCAACCACAGATGAAGATGAGAAAGTTGATGATGTTGCTGTTGAAAAAGAAGCTGTAGTTGAAGAAGAAAAAGTAGAAGATGTAGCACCAACAACAAAAAAAGGTGGTATTGATGAAGCTGTTATTATGTCTAAAATGGATGCTCTTCTTGAAGCTATGAGTAAAATTGTTGATGAGATAGGTAATAATGTTGAAGATGTTGCTGTTGAAAAAAAAGCAGTAAAAGGAAAAGATTCTAAAGGCTGTGCTGTTGAAAAAGAATCAGTAGATGAAACAGTTGAAAAAGAAGAAGATGATGATGTTCAACCTGTAACTAAATCCATTAAAAAAGGAACATCTGAAACTATTAAACCTGAAATTATAGGCTCTGAAAATAAACCTGAAAGACGTGATTTTGCATATCTTACAGGACGTGATCCATTCACATTTAGAAAATTATAA
- a CDS encoding phage major capsid protein has protein sequence MYKKFNDSEYVKGTIPTDAIRNQQHFVMKWDKGYPTTSNDATTMFKPGYKQQAEADSFIAEVTEDSVIFDNSRFMPLDTVEFDFSFLDAEANFYSMRDLTGASAGNQVAPFDSPNVSENVPTFKRSSLYCKPLVSYSTTPWLMVQENLEGDRFLQSFQSQVTERLKFNLELISLYGVNDPTKGKQGINIIDGMFKQLKDQYDNAYKTNYQTNVRTPQGVYCGINGGDFTAKDPVKIDFTKTLATDGTDAVVQLEDMLTQFGVQKGNRSKAKFYMSNEAYAKLIQIAQKRETQMADALYFEGGELKIWNTPVVVCDAFDYKVNEFGNNILLADLDSFVIGMKRDVETQSEFNLRNQAYDTVTRVYFDNLVLRPKDLLYAECSGLPSQATVPAGGSSSSSGSSSTGGSDKT, from the coding sequence ATGTATAAAAAATTTAATGATTCAGAATATGTAAAAGGAACAATACCAACTGATGCAATAAGAAATCAACAACATTTTGTAATGAAATGGGATAAAGGATATCCAACAACATCAAATGATGCAACAACAATGTTTAAACCTGGATATAAACAACAAGCTGAAGCAGATTCATTTATTGCAGAAGTAACAGAAGATTCTGTTATATTTGATAATAGTCGATTTATGCCACTTGATACAGTAGAATTTGATTTCAGTTTCCTTGATGCTGAAGCTAACTTTTATTCAATGAGAGATTTAACTGGAGCAAGTGCAGGTAATCAAGTAGCACCTTTTGACTCTCCAAATGTATCTGAAAATGTACCAACATTTAAAAGATCAAGTTTATACTGTAAACCATTAGTATCATATTCAACAACACCATGGTTAATGGTACAAGAAAATCTTGAAGGAGATAGATTTTTACAATCTTTCCAATCACAAGTAACAGAAAGACTAAAATTTAACTTAGAACTTATTTCACTTTATGGTGTAAATGATCCTACAAAAGGAAAACAAGGAATAAACATTATTGATGGTATGTTTAAACAATTAAAAGATCAATATGACAATGCTTATAAAACAAACTATCAAACAAATGTAAGAACACCTCAAGGTGTATATTGTGGAATAAATGGTGGAGATTTCACAGCAAAAGATCCTGTAAAAATAGATTTTACAAAAACATTAGCAACAGATGGAACTGATGCAGTTGTACAACTTGAAGATATGTTAACACAATTTGGTGTACAAAAAGGAAATAGAAGTAAAGCAAAATTCTATATGTCAAATGAAGCTTATGCTAAACTTATTCAAATAGCACAAAAACGTGAAACACAAATGGCTGATGCTCTTTACTTTGAAGGTGGAGAACTTAAAATTTGGAATACACCTGTTGTTGTTTGTGATGCTTTTGATTATAAAGTAAATGAATTTGGTAATAATATTCTTCTTGCTGATCTTGATTCATTTGTAATTGGTATGAAACGTGATGTTGAAACACAATCAGAATTTAACCTTAGAAATCAAGCTTATGATACAGTAACAAGAGTTTACTTTGATAATCTTGTATTAAGACCTAAAGATTTACTTTATGCTGAATGTTCTGGACTTCCAAGTCAAGCTACTGTTCCAGCTGGTGGTTCATCTTCATCTAGTGGTTCATCATCTACCGGCGGTTCAGATAAAACCTAA
- a CDS encoding HK97 gp10 family phage protein, which translates to MNLEHVITIKTGGIDQFNIKGFGFPAQLKGLEKEICNHINQLGQGIQKVQKQGLDELGKQSQKLQQAQLRANNSIMTGNLLNSIHQQKGGDSVHIGTNVFYAKYVEEGRGPIVARGKALHFFTKSGNEVFAKRVGPARAKPYLAPSGEILPSYFSIIDKLLGGISW; encoded by the coding sequence ATGAATCTTGAACATGTAATAACAATAAAAACAGGCGGAATAGATCAATTTAATATAAAAGGCTTTGGATTTCCAGCACAACTAAAAGGATTAGAAAAAGAAATCTGTAACCATATAAACCAATTAGGACAAGGAATTCAAAAAGTACAAAAACAAGGTTTAGATGAATTAGGAAAACAAAGTCAAAAACTACAACAAGCACAATTAAGAGCAAATAATAGTATTATGACTGGAAATTTATTAAACAGTATACACCAACAAAAAGGTGGAGATAGTGTACATATAGGTACTAATGTATTCTATGCAAAATATGTAGAAGAAGGAAGAGGTCCAATTGTTGCACGGGGAAAAGCATTACATTTTTTTACTAAAAGTGGAAATGAAGTATTTGCAAAACGTGTAGGACCAGCAAGAGCAAAACCATATCTTGCACCTAGTGGTGAAATACTTCCTAGTTATTTTAGTATTATTGATAAACTCTTAGGGGGTATTTCATGGTAA